The Streptomyces sp. NBC_00162 sequence GTCGGTGAAGTGGCGGCCGAAGCCGGGGCTGGCCAGGATCGCCTCGCGCTCCGCGTCGGACAGCGGGTTCGAGGAGGGCTTGAGCTCGATCGTGGGCGTCGTCATGAGTGCTTGTCCTTCACCGGTTGTGTATGGCGGACCGCGCTCACGGCGTACTAGGACGTCCGAGCTTCCCCGCATTCCGCGGCCTCGCGTTCGATTATCGCGCGCACGAGGGCTTCGGAGAAGCGGGGGTAGCGGCCCAGGGGAGATGGTGGCACCCGGGGCCGCACAGGAAAAGCCGCCGGGTCCCCTATATGACCCGACGGCTTCCTGAAGTGGTGCTGCCGGGTCAGCCGGCTACGCGCGCGGCCAGGGCGTCACCGATCGCGTCGGTGGAGCGGAAGGTGCCGTCTCGCTCCGCGAGATCGGCGGAGACCGCGTCCTCGATGCGGACGGCCTGGGCCTCGTAGCCCAGGTGGCGCAGCAGGAGGGCGACCGAGAGGATCGTCGCGGTCGGGTCGGCCTTGCCGGTGCCGGCGATGTCCGGGGCCGAGCCGTGGACGGGCTCGAACATGGACGGGAAGGCGCCGGTCGGGTTGATGTTCCCCGAGGCGGCCAGGCCGATTCCGCCGGTCACGGCGGCGGCCAGGTCGGTGAGGATGTCACCGAAGAGGTTGTCCGTGACGATGACGTCGAAGCGCTCGGGCTGGGTGACGAAGAAGATCGTCGCGGCGTCGACGTGCAGGTAGTCGGTGGTGACCTCGGGGTACTCCTGGCCGACCTTGTCGAAGATGTTCTTCCACAGGTGGCCGGCGTACACGAGGACGTTGTTCTTGTGGACCAGCGTCAGCTTCTTGCGGGGGCGGGCGTTGGCACGCTCGTAGGCGTCACGGACCACGCGCTCCACGCCGTACGCGGTGTTGAGGCTGACCTCGGTGGCCACCTCGGCGGGGGTGCCGGTGCGCAGCGAGCCGCCGTTGCCGGTGTACGGGCCCTCGGTGCCCTCGCGGACCACGACGAAGTCGATCTCCGGACGGCCGGCGAGCGGGGTGGCCGTGTTGGGGAAGAGCTTCGAGGGGCGCAGGTTGATGAAGTGGTCGAAGGCGAAGCGGAGCTTCAGCAGCAGACCGCGCTCCAGTACGCCGGACGGGACCGAGGGGTCGCCGATGGCGCCGAGCAGGATCGCGTCGTGGTGCTTGAGGGCTTCGAGCTCCGCGTCCGGGAGGGTTTCACCGGTGCGGTGCCAGCGCTGGGCGCCGAGGTCGTATTCCTTGGTCTCCAGCTTCACATCCTGGGGCAGGACCGCGGTAAGGACCTTGAGGCCCTGAGCCACGACTTCCTGGCCGATGCCATCACCGGGGATCACTGCGAGATTGATGCTGGTCGACATGACGGAACCGTACTCCCTGTCCCAGCCCTCAGACATATTGCGTCCGCCATGTGGACGCGAGCCGCAATATGTCCGATGAGCGGGTGACTCGGTGGTCAGTGGCCGGTCGACCCGCCGTTGTCACGGCGGTCGAGGGCCCGCTGGAGCGCGGCGGCGGCGTTCCGGCGGTCGGCGTCGGCCGTGGAGGAGTGGCGGACGCGGCGGGCTGCGGCGGTGGTGGGGGTCATGTGGATCGACTCCTTGAGATCACGGCGTGGCGAAGCCACGGATGAGGGGTTCCTTCAAGGCGCCGGAAGAGGCGGGGAGCGGTGCGCCGCAGGGGTTGCCTGCCAGGGGCGCGCGCTCTCGACCGCCATTCGCCGGATCGGCGAGACGTTCGGCTTCTACAAAGCTAGGTCAGGTCCGGCTGTATGTCTCCGCAATTACTCGGACTTCCTACTATCTGAGACGCCGAACCCCTCGGAAGACCCCCTTCCGAGGGTCCGATTCAGCCCTTCGCCGATCGAAGTTCCCTGATCAGAGCACGTACGGCGAGAGTGGCGGCGGATTCCGGCGTGGTGACGTATCCCACCTGCCTCACCGGCCTCCGCGGCCCCAGATCGGTGATCTGCACCGCCTCGCCGGCCTCGCGGAGCGACAGCTCCGGCAGGATCGCCATGCCGAGCCCGCGGCCGACCATCGTCAGCACCATCCCGTCGTCCTCCGCTTTGACGGTGGCCCGCGGGATCCAGTCCTGCTCCCGCCACCAGGCCCGGGTGTAGGAGCCGCAGTTCTCGTCCCAGTCCAGCAGGGGCAGCGCCTTCGGGTCCGGGTGCCCGGCCGGGTGGACCAGCGCGTACGCCTCCTCGGCGAGCACCCCGGTCAGCAGGCCGGGCGGCGCCTCGTCCGACCCGCCCAGCGTGGCGATCCCCAGGTCGGCGCGGCCCGCGGCCACCTCCCCGGCCGTGCCCGCGCCGAGTTCGCGCACCACCCGGACCTCGGGGCGGATACCCGGATGCCGGACGGTGAGCCGCTCCAGGGCGGGCGGCAGCAGGTGCAGGGCCGCGCTGCGGAACGCGGCGATCCGGAGCACGCCCGCAACTGATTCACCCGCCGCCCCGGCCCGGCCCGCGCCGCGCACCTCCGCGCCCATGACCTCGTACAGCCGCAGGATCCGGCGCGCGTGGCCGACGGCCCGCTCCCCCGCCGGGGTGGGCGAGGCCCCGGTCCGCCCGCGCTCGAAGAGCACCGCGCCGATCTTGGCTTCACTGCCGCGCACCGAGTGCGATACGGCCGACTGGGTGAGGCCGAGCGCGGCGGCCGCGGCGGAGAACCCGCCGGACTCGGCGACGGCGACCAGGACCCGCAGTTCCTGCGGGAGGAGCTCGGACACCGGCCCCCACCTCGTTCCATGAGCGTCATTCATGCATGTGCGGCTTCCATGAGCGCAACCCCCTGCCCGGCCGGGAGATTCCTTCCTAGCGTCTGGGCCATGACCACGAACACGGCTTACGCCGTCCACCAGATCGCCCGTCCCACCGGTTTCCCCACCGCCGCCGATTTCACCTACGCCGCGTACCCCGTCCCGGAACCGGGGCCCGGGACCGCCCTGGTGGAGAACCTCCTGCTCTCGGTGGACCCGTACCACCGCGGGCTGATGGACGGCGGCGAGGGCGGCCTCGAGCTGAACGCCCCGCTGGAGGGCCGCTCGGTCGGCCGCGTGATCGCCTCCCGCGACCCCGGGCTGGCCGAGGGCGACCTGGTCTTCCACCGCGAGGGATGGCGCACCCACGCCCTCGTCACCCTCGGGGCGGCCGGAACCCGCAAGCTGCGGGGCCACGAGGGGGTCCCGCTGGAGGCGTACCTGTCCGTCCTCGGCGGCACCGGCCTCACCGCATACGCCGCCCTGACCCGGACCGCGGTCCTGCGGGAGGGCGAGGACCTCTTCGTCTCCGCCGCGGCGGGCGGGGTCGGCAGCGCCACCGGCCACATCGCCCGGCTGCTCGGCGCCCGCCGGATCATCGGCAGCGCGGGCTCGGCGGCCAAGGTCCGCCACCTCACCGAGAACCTCGGTTTCGACGCGGCCTTCGACTACCACGACGGCACGGTCGGCGAGCAGCTCGCGAAGGCGGCGCCCGACGGGATCGACGTCTACGTGGACAACGTCGGCGGCGACCACCTGGAGGGTGCAATCGACGTGCTGCGCGAGTACGGGCGGATCGCCTGGGTCGGCGCCATCTCGATGTACAACGGCGACCGCTCCCCCGCCGCGCCCCGCAACCTCTTCGAGGTCGTACACAAATCGCTGCGTCTGGAAGGCGTATTGGTTCGGAATCACACCAATCTGCAGGACGAGCTGGAGGACTTCCTGGTCCCCCATCTGCGCAGTGGCCGGATCGGTACCGATACCACCGTTGTGCAGGGATTTGACCGCACGGTGGAGGCTTTTCTGGGCATGTTCCGCGGGGACAATCTGGGCAAGATGCTCGTCGGTCTCAACAGCTGAATCCAGCCACCCGGATGTTCACCGACTTCTTACCGCACGGATGTAGACCTTTGGCGCGAGGCCCGTCACTCTTGCCGTCAATGTGCCAGCGGGGCACTGGAGTTGGAGGCGAGCAGTCAGTGACACCGATCAGCCGCAGAGGGTTCGTGGGAATCGGCGCCGGGCTGATGGCGGGCGCCACCCTGCCCGCCATCGCGCCGACGACAGCTGCCGCGGCCGCCGCGACCGGCACGATCACCGATGTGAAGCACGTGGTGATCCTGATGCAGGAGAACCGCAGTTTCGACCACTACTTCGGAAAGCTGAAGGGTGTCCGCGGCTTCGGCGACCGCGCCGCCGGAAACATCCCGGGCGGCTGGGGCATGTTCAACCAGCCGAACTGGGGCGGCCGCCAGTACCCGTGGAAGCTGAGCGCGACCCCGCCCGCGGGCGGGGTCGACGGCGAGACGCTGGCCCAGTGCAACGGCGACCTCCCGCACAGCTGGACCTCGCAGCACGCCGCCTGGAACAAGGGCCGGATGGACAACTTCGTCACCGGCGTCGGCAACACCCGCACCCTCGGCTACCTGGACCGGGGCGACATCCCCTTCCACTACGGACTCGCCGACAACTACACCATCTGCGACGCCTACTTCTGCTCCACGCTCAGCGCG is a genomic window containing:
- a CDS encoding NADP-dependent oxidoreductase; the encoded protein is MTTNTAYAVHQIARPTGFPTAADFTYAAYPVPEPGPGTALVENLLLSVDPYHRGLMDGGEGGLELNAPLEGRSVGRVIASRDPGLAEGDLVFHREGWRTHALVTLGAAGTRKLRGHEGVPLEAYLSVLGGTGLTAYAALTRTAVLREGEDLFVSAAAGGVGSATGHIARLLGARRIIGSAGSAAKVRHLTENLGFDAAFDYHDGTVGEQLAKAAPDGIDVYVDNVGGDHLEGAIDVLREYGRIAWVGAISMYNGDRSPAAPRNLFEVVHKSLRLEGVLVRNHTNLQDELEDFLVPHLRSGRIGTDTTVVQGFDRTVEAFLGMFRGDNLGKMLVGLNS
- a CDS encoding 3-isopropylmalate dehydrogenase, encoding MSTSINLAVIPGDGIGQEVVAQGLKVLTAVLPQDVKLETKEYDLGAQRWHRTGETLPDAELEALKHHDAILLGAIGDPSVPSGVLERGLLLKLRFAFDHFINLRPSKLFPNTATPLAGRPEIDFVVVREGTEGPYTGNGGSLRTGTPAEVATEVSLNTAYGVERVVRDAYERANARPRKKLTLVHKNNVLVYAGHLWKNIFDKVGQEYPEVTTDYLHVDAATIFFVTQPERFDVIVTDNLFGDILTDLAAAVTGGIGLAASGNINPTGAFPSMFEPVHGSAPDIAGTGKADPTATILSVALLLRHLGYEAQAVRIEDAVSADLAERDGTFRSTDAIGDALAARVAG
- a CDS encoding LysR family transcriptional regulator, which gives rise to MSELLPQELRVLVAVAESGGFSAAAAALGLTQSAVSHSVRGSEAKIGAVLFERGRTGASPTPAGERAVGHARRILRLYEVMGAEVRGAGRAGAAGESVAGVLRIAAFRSAALHLLPPALERLTVRHPGIRPEVRVVRELGAGTAGEVAAGRADLGIATLGGSDEAPPGLLTGVLAEEAYALVHPAGHPDPKALPLLDWDENCGSYTRAWWREQDWIPRATVKAEDDGMVLTMVGRGLGMAILPELSLREAGEAVQITDLGPRRPVRQVGYVTTPESAATLAVRALIRELRSAKG